AGCCTTATAAACGATAACGGGGCCACAGAGGGTGTGGCGAAGCAATTGACGAAGACGCTTGTCTTTCAGCTCGAATGCAACGGTGACGAGCAACTGCTCCACGAGGCGTATGTTGAAGCCCGAAACGTGTACAACGAGACGATTCGCCTCGCGAAAACGGGGCTGAATTGGACCGAGATTTCGTCGAAGGTAGAAGACGAGGCAGCGCTCGTGAAGAACACTACTCAGCGCATCGTCGCGAAGGCCTACAATGCCTACGAGCAGTACCTCACGCACGACGACTACAACGAGCCAAGTCACACCAAGTTCGGACCATATCCTCTGCGAATGAACTTCACTGAAGGGTACACCCTCTCGATCGAAGACGAGAAGATCAGGTTTCGGGTGAGTGCGAAACCGTACAAGCCAGTTACCGGCACTCTTCGTGGCGCTCCTGAGAGCGTAGCGTTACTCCAGACCGCCATCGAATCGAAGACGTGGCGTGTTGGGACTGCAGAGGCGATGGGGACGAGCGTGCCGTCTAAATCGTAGACGACGGCGTCGTAGTCGGTCATCTTCCGGATGGACTCAGAGTTGGTGCAAAAGCGTTCCCGCCGCCTGCTCACGATTTCCCGTATCGCTCGCGGAGCACCGACTGGTCGACGGCGTAGATGGTGACCGAGCCATGCTGGAAGGCCACGGAGATGCCCTCCTGGGCGGCGAAGTCGCGCACGTCGTAGGCGTCTCGCTCTGCGGGGCTGACGTAGATGTACTCGATGTCGTAGGTGAGCAGGTGCTGGGCGGCGATGTCCCAGCTCCCGACGTAGATGGTCTTCACGCGGCGTTCGCGGATTTCGACGGCTTCCTCGCCGTGGTAGCCCTTTTCGTGTTCCCAGCCGACCATCGTGGGGATGCCCGTGAACACGGACGCGGGGTTCGCCCAGGTGTACGTGGCTCCGGGGTGTGAGACCATGTTCGGTTGCCCCTCGCGCTGGCTCAGCCACTCGAAGGCGGCGGCCTCGTCGGGGTGCCATTGCTCGACGAAGCGCGTGGCGTCGAGGGTTGGTTCGACAGGTCGGTCTGCGGTGAGTGGCCCGCCAAAGTGCTTTGCGAGCGCGAGGCCGCCGAAGGTCGCAGACGAGAGGACGAGCACGGCGAGGGCGACGTTCGCGACGGTTCTCCCGCGACTGCGAGAAACTGTTGGCAACAGTGACCGCTCCAGGGGAGAACCCCCGTCGAGGGCGCGGGCGAGTGCCACTGCACCGCCGACGCCCCAGAGCACCCACACCTGCATCGACACCTTGTAGACGGTGTTCCAGCGCAGTGCGTTCGGGTCGTGGGGCCACACTTTCGCGTAGACGAACTCCACGATGAGTAGGAGGCCGAGGCCGGCGATGAACAGGAGCGTCTCGAAGCCCACGTCGCGGTCGGTTCGGAGCAAGAACCACCCTACTGCGAGAAACGAGAGGAGCAGGAGGATAGCTCCGACAGTGAACTGGGTTGCAAGCAACGTTCCGGGACCAATCACGACTGCTCCAACGACCACGGTTTCCGCGCGCCAGAGATCGTGCTCGCGGAGGAGTGCGGTGACTCGGGGCGCGAAGTAGCGGGCGAAGATAGCGAAAAAGAGGCCATAGACGAGCAGCAGGCCGCTGAGGTCGCTCCGCGATGGGAGGACGCCGAGACCCTCGTTCGGGGGGCGGCTCAATACGAGATACGGAGCTGCCCAGAGCGCCGCGAGCAGGGCGACGCCACCGAGGAGGAGGCCGGCGGTGACGAGTCGGGTGCATTCACCGCGGAGCGACTGGTCGGTGGTCGAATTGGTGGAACCAGTGAGGAGACTGCGGGGTGTCGTCGGCGCGAAGACGAGCGTCAGGCCGGTGAGGCCGAGCGCGGTCGGTCCCGACCAGGTGTTGATGTACGTGAGCAGGCCGGCCATCGCGGGGAGTGCGCCGAAGACGAGGAGACGGCGACGGAGCAATGCGTCTGCAGGCGTCCGGGTGT
This sequence is a window from Haladaptatus sp. QDMS2. Protein-coding genes within it:
- a CDS encoding DUF2298 domain-containing protein, whose product is MEFALALWWLVAFAALTLAGAPLAALAFPGFRDRGATFALPLSLAVLTVVTFLLGHVFFTFWTVLIALWVLLLGTALALRRGVSLSLSHYAETMVVFSLAFAFLVAVRAVDPAVHAPGGEKFLDYGLLQTLLRATVLPPEDFWFAGERLNYYYGGHLLTVALAWLTGTEARFAYNLALAGFYATLVTGAYGLAATIAAHHGSSPRKAGALSAFFVGFAGTLATPGRLLLGVLPDDLAARFGHVFLDGIRMPYEEALVVATNPETLSYWFGRYIIPDTIHVTPFWEFLNGDLHAHLMSTPFLVFTAALCYAYTRTPADALLRRRLLVFGALPAMAGLLTYINTWSGPTALGLTGLTLVFAPTTPRSLLTGSTNSTTDQSLRGECTRLVTAGLLLGGVALLAALWAAPYLVLSRPPNEGLGVLPSRSDLSGLLLVYGLFFAIFARYFAPRVTALLREHDLWRAETVVVGAVVIGPGTLLATQFTVGAILLLLSFLAVGWFLLRTDRDVGFETLLFIAGLGLLLIVEFVYAKVWPHDPNALRWNTVYKVSMQVWVLWGVGGAVALARALDGGSPLERSLLPTVSRSRGRTVANVALAVLVLSSATFGGLALAKHFGGPLTADRPVEPTLDATRFVEQWHPDEAAAFEWLSQREGQPNMVSHPGATYTWANPASVFTGIPTMVGWEHEKGYHGEEAVEIRERRVKTIYVGSWDIAAQHLLTYDIEYIYVSPAERDAYDVRDFAAQEGISVAFQHGSVTIYAVDQSVLRERYGKS